From Streptomyces sp. NBC_00683, one genomic window encodes:
- a CDS encoding LLM class flavin-dependent oxidoreductase, translating to MKFSVLSLIGHAPHPLTGELPSAADRFHEVIETATAAERLGFDAYSVGERHAGPFLSSSPGVVLGALAARTSTIRLLTGVTVVAILDPVRVAEDFATLDQISRGRIELVVGKGAEAGHFDLFGLDEERQWDLQKEKYELLRRLWAEEGVDWEGEFRPSLKNVTTVPRPYAGLPRIWHGSATSLNSPELAAKHGDPLFTANAIQPREAYARLIAHYRERFEAYGHDPAGARVAAGSGGLLIADSSQRAVERYKELYEARVAQSFKPHLEGRAGYNTPFRTIEDAIANGPQLIGSPQQIIDKVLGYHSVYRHDLQSITVDGFGLSHGEQLETLQRFAEEVAPVLRREAPSTLWE from the coding sequence GTGAAGTTCTCCGTACTCTCCCTCATCGGGCACGCGCCGCACCCGCTGACGGGTGAACTCCCTTCGGCCGCCGACCGGTTCCACGAGGTGATCGAGACCGCGACGGCCGCGGAGCGCCTCGGTTTCGACGCCTACTCGGTCGGGGAGCGGCACGCCGGGCCGTTCCTCTCCTCCAGTCCCGGCGTGGTGCTGGGCGCGCTGGCCGCACGTACGAGCACCATCAGGCTGCTGACCGGGGTCACGGTCGTCGCGATCCTCGATCCGGTGCGGGTGGCGGAGGACTTCGCGACGCTCGACCAGATATCGCGCGGCCGGATCGAGCTCGTCGTGGGCAAGGGCGCGGAGGCCGGACACTTCGATCTGTTCGGGCTCGACGAGGAGCGTCAGTGGGACCTGCAGAAGGAGAAGTACGAGCTGCTGCGGCGGCTGTGGGCGGAGGAAGGGGTCGACTGGGAGGGCGAGTTCCGTCCGTCCCTGAAGAACGTGACGACCGTGCCGCGTCCGTACGCCGGGCTGCCGCGCATCTGGCACGGCTCGGCGACCAGCCTCAACTCCCCCGAGCTCGCGGCGAAGCACGGCGATCCGCTCTTCACGGCCAACGCGATCCAGCCCCGTGAGGCGTACGCCCGGCTCATCGCCCACTACCGGGAACGGTTCGAGGCGTACGGACACGACCCGGCCGGTGCGCGGGTGGCGGCGGGGTCGGGCGGGCTGCTGATCGCGGACAGCTCGCAGCGGGCCGTCGAACGCTACAAGGAGCTCTACGAGGCCAGGGTCGCCCAGTCGTTCAAACCGCACCTGGAGGGCAGGGCGGGCTACAACACCCCGTTCCGCACGATCGAGGACGCGATCGCGAACGGGCCGCAGCTCATCGGGTCCCCGCAGCAGATCATCGACAAGGTCCTCGGCTACCACTCGGTGTACCGGCACGACCTGCAGTCGATCACCGTGGACGGTTTCGGCCTGTCGCACGGCGAACAGCTGGAGACCCTGCAGCGGTTCGCCGAGGAGGTCGCCCCGGTCCTGCGACGCGAGGCGCCCTCCACGCTCTGGGAGTGA
- a CDS encoding LLM class flavin-dependent oxidoreductase: MTAHEGFRLSVALNGAGSHPAAPARQFTPEAYASLVRGAEAGLLDFITVEDGPGRLDSALLLALAATVTDRIGLVPLGPATGDPEAWAARIATLDHLSAGRAGVRPRAATSTAERARLVALYGTPEGDRELAELFGQAGEFLDAATQAWGTAVRPVQGRPPLAVLAHATIPYRLAAAHADVVFVTPKDTAGLVTIRKEVEALREEAGRPAGALRVFADLEVVLGSGQEAADERRARLDEAAGEPFVSDAAVFTGTPEGLADLLEEWFREGGADGFRLRPAVLPDDLDAITAGLVPVLQRRGLFRTEYTALTLRGHLGLAGV, encoded by the coding sequence ACGGTGCCGGGTCCCATCCCGCCGCACCCGCACGGCAGTTCACGCCCGAGGCGTATGCCTCACTGGTGCGCGGTGCAGAGGCGGGGCTGCTGGACTTCATCACCGTGGAGGACGGCCCCGGGCGGCTCGACTCCGCCCTGCTGCTCGCACTGGCGGCCACCGTCACCGACCGCATCGGGCTCGTCCCGCTCGGTCCCGCGACGGGTGACCCCGAGGCGTGGGCCGCGCGGATCGCGACGCTCGACCATCTGAGTGCGGGGCGGGCGGGAGTACGGCCGCGCGCGGCGACGAGCACCGCCGAGCGTGCGCGTCTGGTGGCGCTGTACGGGACTCCCGAGGGTGACCGCGAGCTGGCCGAACTGTTCGGGCAGGCAGGCGAGTTCCTGGACGCGGCGACACAGGCGTGGGGCACCGCCGTACGCCCCGTGCAGGGCCGGCCGCCACTGGCGGTGCTCGCGCACGCCACGATCCCCTACCGGCTGGCGGCCGCCCATGCCGATGTCGTGTTCGTGACCCCGAAGGACACCGCCGGTCTCGTCACCATCCGCAAGGAGGTCGAAGCCCTGCGGGAGGAAGCAGGACGCCCCGCGGGGGCACTGCGGGTCTTCGCCGACCTCGAGGTCGTACTGGGCTCCGGCCAGGAGGCGGCCGACGAGCGCCGGGCCAGGCTGGACGAGGCCGCGGGCGAGCCGTTCGTCTCGGACGCGGCGGTCTTCACGGGTACTCCGGAAGGTCTGGCCGACCTCCTCGAGGAGTGGTTCCGCGAAGGGGGCGCCGACGGATTCCGGCTGCGGCCCGCCGTACTCCCCGACGACCTCGACGCGATCACCGCCGGCCTGGTGCCCGTCCTGCAGCGGCGCGGGCTCTTCCGCACCGAGTACACCGCCCTGACCCTGCGCGGCCACCTCGGCCTGGCCGGGGTCTGA